In the Corythoichthys intestinalis isolate RoL2023-P3 chromosome 18, ASM3026506v1, whole genome shotgun sequence genome, GGGCGCGTACGACGTACGGGATCCCGCCCCGGTCTCCGCCGCCTTCCGCCCCGCCTTTTCCTGACGCGCGTCCCGCTTGTCGTTGGCAGTTCCCTTCCCCCGAGTGGGACACGGTGACCCCGGAGGCCAAAGATCTGATCAACAAGATGTTGACCATCAATCCGTCCAAACGCATCTCGGCCGCGGAGGCCCTGAAACACCCCTGGATCTCGGTGAGCCGCCTCCGGCCCGGTGCGCTCGTTAACCGATTAACCGGCCGATTCGTTAACCTGCGTTTTGACGTCTTTGCGTGCAGCACCGCTCCACGGTGGCGTCCTGCATGCATCGCCAGGAGACGGTGGAATGTCTGAAGAAGTTTAACGCCCGACGCAAACTCAAGGTAGGCTCGTCCGACGGGCCGGGGGATATCCTTCTCGGTTCGACCGACTTCTCATCTCCTTCATTCCGTACTCGTGTCCTTGCAGGGAGCCATCTTGACCACCATGTTGGCCACGCGCAACTTCTCGGGTGGGTTCGCGACCaaattttgctcaccgttccgtCGTGTCGTGGTCCTCCTGTTGCAGATTCTCCTCTCGCCTTTGACCTGCGTGCTGACAGACGGTAGACTAGCTCGCTAGCGAACACACCATTATCACATTTGCGCCGTCTTGCAGCTGTGCTCATATGTCAATCCCCTCATAGTCTATTCTTAGCCGCCGTTGGGTCCCGGAGGTCTTATCGTACTTAGTAATTTCATTTCTGGACACGGTCTGGTTTAAGTCCTGACGTGACACTGACTTAGTCCAAGATTTGGTCTTTTCTACGTCTGATTCTAGTCCTAGTCCTATACCCGGCCAGGTCCCGGTCTTGATCCCAGCCGTAGCCCAATACTTCATCCAAGTGCTCTTCCTAATCCTGGACCTGCCGGTCCCGGACCCGCATCCTGCCCTGGCCCAAACGTCACAGCCATTCCCAGAGGATTGATCCGTTCCGAAACTAGTCCCAATGCAAACATGACCGAGGTCGAGCCCGCAGTCGGCTATCTCGTGTGACGTTCGAGGAATGTCCGGTGTCAAGTGTTTGCTAAATGCGGACTCCGATCAGACTCGGAGCCGTTGGCGCATTCGCAGGCGTCTCGTCACGCCAGACCGCACGCGTTCGACGGTGGACTTTTTTCACAAGCTCGGATcagatttttttccttcttcccgAGATCTCGGAGTACCTGCCGGAGCGCCGAGAATAGTCGCGTGTTTGGTATAGATATCGCTTAGCTAGGGCAAGAGGTCATGTGGCCGTTGGTCCAGACGGTGGCGCTGCTTGCCGTGTTCATGACTTTGTTGTCGCTGTTGTCCGTGTTTGTGGTCGCGCACGCCGCAGGAGGAAAGAGCGGGAACAAGAAGACGGACGGCGTCAAGGTGAGGGGGGATCGGGCGCCGCCGTCGACCCGTCCTTAACAACTTCTCGTCGAGTAACGCGCACTTCCTGCGGTCGCAGGAGTCGTCGGAGAGCACAAATACCACCATCGAAGATGAGGACACCCGAGGtacgggtgtgtgtgtgtgtgtttgtttacaacccctagtaaaaagtatggaatcagcagtctcggacgagcactcactcagacattttaccatgtagaacaaactcagataaaaagcttgaaaaagatgggccatctcactggaacaacaccaaacaaaagttccagcatcatcaccttgtccaatgcagattcttgacatttgacaaggtgatgatgctggaacttttgtttggtgctgttccagtgagatttacaaagatgactgcccaaagaaaacatccaaattccctcagtccttgatgatatggggctgcatgtcaggcaaaggcactgtggtTCAATCTTCAATAAGTTTACAtgaaaattttagacagctttcttatcccttcaattgaaaatatgtcattttccaagatgacaatgcatcatgccacagagctaaaactgttagagCATTCCTtaaagaaagactcatccagtcaaagtCATGCCCTGCAAATCTTAACccaattgaaaacctgtggtggaaattgaaaaagaaaTGGTCCACAGCGAGGCTCCGGCCAGCAAGGATGATATGGCAACTGCAAGAATAGAGACTgctagctgtcataaaagccaggggtggtgctactaaatactagagatgtcttTTCATTGTTATTTCTGTTTCTCAGGATTCCATACAGAAttaatttccctgcacttgctccatAAAAGTaagatttactgaccaccacaatgttttttattcatttcttttagcgcTTCtggatgctaaagagttgcacttttgaactcattcattatttttttttcaagctttttatctgagtttgttctacatgataaaaggtctgagtgagtgctcgtctgagactgctgattccatactttttgctaggagttGTATACATAAGAAAATTGTTTCAAAGATAAAGTGTCATTTACAGTCAAATGAACCACAAACGACAAACAACAATGTCGCGGGTCAAATCCATCGAACGGGCTGGCTACTTAGCTCACAATTCAGTCCGGCTCAGCTACGGTTTTCCTATCCTTTAACACGCACGACACTTCTGGCGAGCGATCTTCAGTAGCTCGAAAGTCGGCGAGCCGGACCGCCGCGCCACGGTGACGTCGTGTGCTTTTGTCTGGTTTGTGCGCGTCAGTGAGAAAGCAGGACATCATCAAAGTGACGGAGATGCTCATCGAGGCCATCAGCAACGGCGATTTTGAGAGCTACACGTGAGTACCGCCTTTGTAGCCAAAGCGCCCGGCCCGCGGGAAGCGACTGAAACGCTTCTCCTCAGCAAGATGTGCGACCCGGCCGTGACGGCGTTCGAACCCGAGGCGCTGGGGAACCTCGTGGAAGGCCTGGACTTCCATCGCTTTTACTTTGAAAACTGTGAGTACATTCCCATTTCCTGTCGGTTTGGCTCAGGGTTTCCATCGAGAAAGACCATAAAGTTCCTCACCGCAAACCTATACCGCCGTGTGTGATCTGGGCACGCAGTGTGGTCCAAGAACAGCAAGCCGGTCCACACCACCATCTTGAACCCTCACATCCATCTAGTGggcgaggaggcggcgtgcatcGCGTACATCCGCGTCACCCAGTACATCGACGGCAACGGGACGCCGCGCACTGTCCAGTCGGAGGAGACCAGGGTGTGGCACCGCCGCGACGGCAAGTGGCAGATCGTCCACTTCCACCGCTCGGGCTCCCCGTCCACGCTCAGCAAGTACGAGGCGCGACCGCTCGCTAACAAGCGTTCTCGTCGCCAactccctctttttttttttttttttttttatagctaaCTTCCCGCGCGGGAAGTCCTCCGATGAGCTCGCTTTGACGACCGATTGATGGCAGGCCGGTCGCGCGGACAAACGTGAAGAGGAGGAGCCGAGGGCGGGGCCGAAACGCGACGACCGCTTCATTGTTCATCCCGGCCTATCGCAATGACTCCTTATTTAattttacttcatttttttttcttcagcccccccccccttgatGTATTGTCATGTGACTGATATGACGCCCGCCTTCACCACACGTGTCACGGCGCCCCCGTGTGGCCGGGGGCTTAGTTTAGCTTAGCATAGCAAACACAAATGTATATTTAGTGAATGTAAAGAGACAAGAAGTGAACGGTGCGTACGTGGATGTGTGTATGTGCGTGCGTGTTGCCAAGTAACCGGCAGGAGGCGCGCCCAGAATTTTCTTTTTCCATCCAGACGCTTCCTCTCGTCTCCGACCTCGCGAGCTTCCGTACACGCTTGGACTCCGCCCGCTCGGGGGTCTATCGCCTCCGGGCCCCGCTCCTCCCCACAACACGGACGGAGTCGAACAAACTCGACGTagtaataatttacataaacacacacaaaacattgacgtctttttagctCGTTCGTCCGATTTTAGAGCTTTGACCGTCGATTGGCTATTTCTTTGTCTTTTTCCTCTGCGCGTGTATATGTACATAGTATTTTTGCGCTATCAATTGCATGCGTTTAACTTTAACCAGCAACTTTGGAGCCGTTTGGAGCTTTGTTGTCACGTGACTTTTTGGGCTCGTTCGCACccgagctttttttgttttgattttttcccGATTTCGGCGACGACCGGCAATACGCCGGTTGTTCCCGCGACCCTATTTGCGGCGAATCTGcgacatttgtttttatttgtcgGCTTGAGCTGCTTTGAAAGCAAAATCTTCTCGCGCGTGCGCTCGGTGGAAATCTTCCCGCGGTTTCGATCGGACGCCAGCCGGCGACGTCGGATCGACGGACGAGAAGCGGGTTATTTTCTAGCTTTAGCGTTGTAAGCGGCTGTCGAGTGGGCTCTGAGCTAACTCGACCGGGGAGGGACGCTAAATGTGCTATGTCTCTCAGGTGAAGTGATGACACAGAAAAATGtacaccccccccccagaaaaaaaaaaaaaaaaaaaagagtcaatGTCGTGACGTGTCAGCGGCTGCATGCTCGCTGcgtaacaggaagtgaacatgATGCGAGCAGGAGAGAACGTGCACGTGTTTCTCCTGCGCTGTGCTCCGGTGTTGTCAAATTGATAaaaattccattaaaaaaaactggatgAAAACTAGATGTGTCGATGTGATTTTTGGAGGATTCCTCGTTCCACGAAATACATCACATGGTGTTTCCATACATTCCTAGAGAAGGGATTTTGGACCAATACGGAGGCCTTTCCCTGTTACATTTTGGCCGGGTCACCTCCaattgatttggggtcactgcCTGTTTATTGGGGGACATTTCCCTGTGacctcctattcattttggttcTATTCCAGGAATTTCCAGGTCACGTCCTATCAATTTTGCGTCACTTCCAAGTCGAGTTCAGATCAGCTTTTTTGTCAAATATTCTATAGGTACACGACAACAGTCCAAGACCAAAGTGCAAAATACAATTACAGTGTAAGTAAACAAAACAAttcaattaataaaaaaaaaaaaaataaataaattaaaaaaaaatatatatatatatatattagggctgtcaagcaattaaaatttttaatcgagttaattacagcttaaaaaaccttaattaatcgtaattaattgcaattaattgcaatcctaaccatttataaaatatgccatatttttctgtaaattatatatatattctgtaaaataaattgttgtaatggaaagataagacacaagatggatatatatattcaacatacggtaaacaaggactgtagtgggcatttcactctactgtcatttaaatctgtctatgctgtcctcactccgtagtgtctactttttccaaagctagacagctagtgaacgactccataataatcagacttctttctttttcatctgattttttaataaaatggcctcaaaccattgtcctctttagaccgtcgtaaaactaccaaaaaaaagtacacaagcattgcattagcaacaacgttagcttagcacgctatacaggttcacaaaacataaacaaaaagcgtctcatacaaaaaatataacatttcccttactaacataatatgtgcattatttgcaacaaccatacttacggacaaatcttgtccaaggatcatataagcacaacattacaacgtaggcgtcagcccgagacgtcctgcagccatattgaactggcaagacaacaataaaccatgtcgcaaagcgaccacaagagttcgctgttagacagcacaaaaagccttgctgtaaaacttaccaaaaggcagaatactgtctgagcgggacatgtgcgttatttgcgtcaaatattttatcgtgattaatttaaaaaattaattaccgcacgttaacgcgataattttgacagccctaatatatatatatatatatatatatatatatatatatatatattcacatatacatatatatacacacatatatacacatatatatacatatatatatatatatatacacatatatacatatatacatatgtacatatacatacatatatgcatatacatatacatacatacagtgccttgcaaaagtattcggcccccttgaatcttgcaacctttcgccacatttcaggcttcaaacataaagatatgaaatttaatttttttttcaagaatcaacaacaagtgggacacaatcgtgaagtggaacaacatttattggataatttcaacttttttaacaaataaaaaactgaaaagtggggcatgcaatattattcggcccccttgcgttaatactttgtagtgccaccttttgctccaattacagctgcaagtcgcttggggtatgtttctatcagttttgcacatggagagactgacattcttgcccattcttccttgcaaaacagctcgagctcagtgagtgtttgtgaacagcagtcttcagctctttccacagattctccattggattcaggtctggactttgacttggccattctaacacctggatacgtttatttttgaaccattccattgttgatttggctttatgttttggatcattgtcctgttggaagataaatctccgtcccagtctcaggtcttgtgcagataccaacaggttttcttccagaatgttcctgtatttggctgcatccatcttcccgtcaattttaaccatcttccctgtccctgctgaagaaaagcaggcccaaaccatgatgctgccaccaccatgtttgacagtggggatggtgtgttcagggtgatgagctgtgttgcttttacgccaaacatatcgttttgcattgtggccaaaaagttcaattttggtttcatctgaccagagcaccttcttccacatgtttggtgtgtctcccaggtggcttgtggcaaactttaaacaagactttttatggatatctttgagaaatggctttcttcttgccactcttccataaaggccagatttgtgcagtaatGTACGACtgtttgttgtcctatggacagactctccctcctcagctgtagatctctgcagttcatccagagtgatcatgggcctcttggctgcatctctgatcagttttctccttgtttgagaagaaagtttggaaggacggccgggtcttggtagatttgcagtggtctgatgctccttccatttcaatatgatggcttgcacagtgctccttgagatgtttaaagcttgggaaatctttttgtatccaaatccggctttaaacttctccacaacagtatctcggacctgcctggtgtgttccttggttttcataatactctctgcactttaaacagaaccctgagactatcacagagcaggtgcatgtatacggagacttgattacacaacggtggattctatttatcatcatcggtcatttaggacaacactggatcattcagagatcctcactgaacttctggagtgagtttgctgcactgaaagtaaaggggccgaataatattgcacgccccacttttcagttttttatttgttaaaaaagttgaaattatccaataaatgttgttccacttcacgattgtgtcccacttgttgttgattcttgacaaaaaaattaaatttcatatctttatgtttgaagcctgaaatgtggcgaaaggttgcaagattcaagggggccgaatacttttgcaaggcactgtgtatatatatatataggcaaaTCCTATTTAtagttcctgttgatattagggcATTCCTTTCCGTTGATATTTTATTACAAATGATTGCAATTCACCGGGATGACTCATTGAATTAACTGATCAAAACAAGAATGGTGAAATCCTCTCTGTAAGGAGGCTATTGAAGCGCAGTTGACCCTCCCTGCCAGCAGGGAGCGGAAGCGAAGCGACGGTTTCCGCCAGGTCTCGGCGCCAACTTTAACCCCGGAAACGCTTCTCTCTTTCTTTCTACTTCCATCCCGAGAAGCTAAACACTGAGGTGAGCTTACTTCGCTTTTCTATCCTCTTCAATCTGCTTGGTTGTAAGCCATCGACATTTTCTTCCGCCCCGTGCCCATTTTATAAATGATCGTCCTCCGTTTAGGCCTTAAATGGTGTGTGTTTGTCCGCTCATTTGGTGGCTTTTGACGCCGACGGCCTGTCGCTACCGTCGTTCACCTCCATTCAAATACGCGTCTTTACCGAGCCTTCCGCTTGTCGGTCTTGTGACGCCGTCGCTTGAAAATGGCATAGAAGCCAACGTTTGGCTTTGAAAGCTACCTCAAGCTTTCCCACCACTTTGATGGCGTCACGCAACATGGCGTCGTCCGCTACATTTCTCTTTTGCGGCTGTCGGTCGTTGGCCATTTGAAGACGCCTTTGATGTATAAACATTCAATTTGATTGTCAATCTCGTCAGATAACGGGGCGGCCATCTTCGAAAATGGCGTCACATTTCACGGTCAGATAGAATCACTATGCAAATATTTCAATATCTTGTAGTTTGGCTCTGACATAACTGGCAGGAGAAAATTTCATCAGGTGTTGTTTTCTGATGTGTCATTTTTAAGCCTACTACGTAGCGTCGCCCCTTTTGACCTCGTACCTACCGTAAATGTTTTTGTGGCAGGCAGACGCCATGGCGCCACGCAAAGGTAAAGAGAAGAAGGAGGAGCAGGTGATCAGTTTGGGGCCTCAAGTGGCCGAAGGCGAGAACGTTTTTGGCGTTTGCCACATCTTTGCCTCCTTCAACGACACCTTCGTGCACGTCACCGACCTCTCCGGGAAGTGAGTGGCCGGCCGACGGACCGCTTTTTCTGTTTTCGGACCGCTCTCGACTAAGAGCTTTCTTCCCTTTTAGGGAGACCATCTGCCGCGTGACGGGCGGCATGAAGGTGAAGGCGGACAGGGACGAGTCTTCCCCCTACGCCGCCATGTTGGCGGCGCAGGACGTGGCGCAGCGCTGCAAGGAGCTGGGCATCACCGCGCTGCACATCAAGCTCAGGGCCACCGGGGGGAACCGGTATGTGGCGCAAACCAAATTCTTGCATTTGGCCGCACCTCGTCATGTGGCTAATCGCGGTTGTGTACATCTTTTGTTTTTAGCACCAAGACGCCAGGACCGGGAGCCCAGTCGGCCCTACGAGCCCTTGCCAGATCCGGCATGAAGATCGGACGCATCGGTGAGACGGACGCTTCTCGGTCTTCCGTCGCCACCCCCTGCCTTAAAATGTTGCGCTTTGATTTCAGAGGACGTGACGCCCATCCCGTCGGACTCCACGCGCAGAAAGGGAGGCCGTCGCGGACGCAGGCTGTAAAAGTGGATCTAGACCGCAATAAAGTTGTTCGAAAAGGAACACTGTCGctgtgcctttttttccccccaatgggCTCTCTACTAGTGTTGTGCCGGCTTTCGATTACCAGGTAGCCGGGCGTCTAAAATTCCAGACGCACCTTCTGATCATCCAGTTGTTACGATTCAGGTGTTTCCAAGCTTGTTCACAATCCAAATAACGGTGAGGGATTTCTTATTGCAAGTTTtgtaaatggtcatatgtcttgTAAGTGTATTAAACATGTTCAGGTGGTCAAAAACTGTGGCTTCCCCGTCTTGTGTCCAAAACAAAACTGGCTTCTCGCTTCCATGTAAACCACAGGTGTCGAACCGATTCCAgagagggcctagtgggtgctggattttgttccaaccgataacgcacagagtttaaccaatgaacttcctgctgaaacaagcagcacctgacaaagttgaactgattacacatgtaaaatatCTCATTGGTTGGAAAACAAACCTGcacccctttctggaatcgcttTGACACCTGTAACGTAAACACACCTGATAGGTGTCAGTTGATTAGTGCACCATTTGCAGCTACCGTACCATCAACTACAAAAAGGGGGCGCCATCTTTCCAAAATACAATGAGTGACCAATACTGAAATAGGAACACAACTTTGCTAATGACTAAAATGGCTCCAACAAGTGTCAATCagcagaaagttttttttttattcaattggcatcaatttaaaaaaaaaaaaaaaaggcttttcttCCAAAGCTCATAATGCACTTCACTCCTCGACCTGAAGTTGCTGGTCGGCGGCCTCGACGTCTTCGCCGGCGTCGTACAGGATGTCTTCGGGGTTGGGCGCGGGAGGACAGAAGTCCTGGTCGGGGACAATCTTGCGGAAGATGGCCTCAGCCTGTCAACATTCCGTGCATTTACAAGGATAACAGGCACCCTGTGTTATTTTCAACAGTACAAGCCAAGCGCTTATGAAGTTTAGTGGaccgcagggccggcccagcctataggcagactatgcagctgcttagggcccctgaacactaggggccccccaatctggcaattgtttaatttatattctattttgtttactacagtttgctttgacttttgtgagttttgatacttgattacaagcttaaaaaaaagttcttccataacttttctttcctcttgtagaaaaatgtttggcgctatctactgtaagtactgacaatcatatggggtgagaagtttgaagtatgcagtgca is a window encoding:
- the camk2a gene encoding calcium/calmodulin-dependent protein kinase type II subunit alpha isoform X2; translation: MATVICTRFTEEYQLYEELGKGAFSVVRRCVKVLSGQEFAAKIINTKKLSARDHQKLDREARICRLLKHPNIVRLHDSISEEAHHYLIFDLVTGGELFEDIVAREYYSEADASHCIQQILEAVLHCHQMGVVHRDLKPENLLLASKSKGAAVKLADFGLAIEVEGEQQAWFGFAGTPGYLSPEVLRKDPYGKAVDLWACGVILYILLVGYPPFWDEDQHRLYQQIKAGAYDFPSPEWDTVTPEAKDLINKMLTINPSKRISAAEALKHPWISHRSTVASCMHRQETVECLKKFNARRKLKGAILTTMLATRNFSGGKSGNKKTDGVKESSESTNTTIEDEDTRVRKQDIIKVTEMLIEAISNGDFESYTKMCDPAVTAFEPEALGNLVEGLDFHRFYFENLWSKNSKPVHTTILNPHIHLVGEEAACIAYIRVTQYIDGNGTPRTVQSEETRVWHRRDGKWQIVHFHRSGSPSTLSN
- the camk2a gene encoding calcium/calmodulin-dependent protein kinase type II subunit alpha isoform X1; its protein translation is MATVICTRFTEEYQLYEELGKGAFSVVRRCVKVLSGQEFAAKIINTKKLSARDHQKLDREARICRLLKHPNIVRLHDSISEEAHHYLIFDLVTGGELFEDIVAREYYSEADASHCIQQILEAVLHCHQMGVVHRDLKPENLLLASKSKGAAVKLADFGLAIEVEGEQQAWFGKLRPSAVWRLPFCSAKAWPVLSGFAGTPGYLSPEVLRKDPYGKAVDLWACGVILYILLVGYPPFWDEDQHRLYQQIKAGAYDFPSPEWDTVTPEAKDLINKMLTINPSKRISAAEALKHPWISHRSTVASCMHRQETVECLKKFNARRKLKGAILTTMLATRNFSGGKSGNKKTDGVKESSESTNTTIEDEDTRVRKQDIIKVTEMLIEAISNGDFESYTKMCDPAVTAFEPEALGNLVEGLDFHRFYFENLWSKNSKPVHTTILNPHIHLVGEEAACIAYIRVTQYIDGNGTPRTVQSEETRVWHRRDGKWQIVHFHRSGSPSTLSN
- the rps14 gene encoding 40S ribosomal protein S14 — protein: MAPRKGKEKKEEQVISLGPQVAEGENVFGVCHIFASFNDTFVHVTDLSGKETICRVTGGMKVKADRDESSPYAAMLAAQDVAQRCKELGITALHIKLRATGGNRTKTPGPGAQSALRALARSGMKIGRIEDVTPIPSDSTRRKGGRRGRRL